The following is a genomic window from Pyricularia oryzae 70-15 chromosome 5, whole genome shotgun sequence.
tttttttttttttacttcgtACAACGTCGAAGAAGCAATGGACGGAGTCCAATCCACCCCGCTAATGCAGGCGTTAAGCGCCCGAGCAACCTCCTCACAAGTGCCAGCCAATGACGGGTAAAAAGGGTCTCTCCACACACACTACTAATTATAGATCCCTGGCCACGTTTGTCCATCACCAACATCTTCACCAATCACATCCATAATATGGTACCACCCTTTTGCATATCTCCAGCCTCCACACCTTTCAACTCTCAGGTATTGCAGAGAAAAAACAATGCGCAAATGGGTTCTCTACCAGCCCCTCAACCCGAAAATGGTCACAGTTGCGTGAAATGTGCCATGGGAATGGGGCAAAGCTCCAACAAACATCTATCTATTACACGCACCGCCTAGTATCCATCTACAGAGTGTCAGTCAGTATGGGACCCCCGGATAACCAGACTACCGAGCTATTGCTTTGTAAGTAGTGATATTGTATGTATCACTTGCCGAGACGTTCTCAAGGGTTGATCAAAGATGCCAGTAGTAATTTGTCTCAGGAAGTAACACTTGGCCCGCCGAGGTAAAGTCTGCAGTGGTTAATCCCGGCAGACCGACACGATCTTATTCTCTCCCTTGTCTTTCTGGGCAGCTGGGCTCTTTTTGTCGGATCGGGAGCCAAGGTGCAGCAACTATCATTCAGACTTGGCGTGGTGACCCGAGCGGCCTTGGCCATCCACTACACCCTATTGGTAACCTGAATCCAATCCCCTTTCCATTTATCTTGCTGCAGCTCCCACCCGCTCGGCGCACAATACTGCACATACGAAAGGCAGGAACCTTCCTACCGGCGTGCCGTACATTACCTACCCACCCACCTACaggaaattcccccttgggTTCTTGGACGTGAAATCAACGTTGGATTTGGAGTCACTCAACAGGAAGaggtgcagcagccgcaTCCAGAACGTTTCCCCAACTTTAATTCACTGGCTTGGTGGTGTTTGGTCCACTCCGCCTTTTTGACTGGAGATCGACAACAAGCTCAGCCATCGCCCACTTCATCACAGACCGCGCAGGACCCCAAGGCTTGAAAGCtacggaaaaaaaaatcgaaaaAATCAGACCATGCGTCGAGACCAAAAAGGGGACGCTGGATTGTTGTAGCCGGACTCAGTCTCCGACCGATGGCGACAAACTGAAAACCAAGGTTCCCAACTTGCTGTGGCTGTCGAAACAGAGGACGTTCCTCTTGGAAGGTGGCGATTTGTGGGAAGATTTGTGAGGGGCATCCAgagcgctttctatttttgtTATTCCATTCATCCCGCGCGGTGCACCACATACTACCGCTTTGTGTCGCCGCGCACTGGGTCCCGAACGGCCACCACTGGCGCATTAACGGCTGGCTGCACGAACCCGGACAAggaaaaccaaaacaaaacaactgCACGTTTTTCGGATCCAGTAGCAGGATTGGCCTGGCCTTTCAGTGGCTGGTGTTTTACCCAGCGGCTTCTAGGTCTCAGGAAGACGCAGTGCTCAATTCGCCGTCTTGCGTCTTCCGCCGTATCTCTCAAGTCGCTTGACGCTGGCGACAGGGAGCTTCGACATCATATAAAACAATGAGCGCCGCTCGTGATCCGACATCGCGGCTGCGCGCTGGCCTGAACCCTCTACTCACGTCACTCGCTGGCTATGGCAACCAGTCAAACACGCCACACTCGGCAATGTCCATGACCTCGCACAATGGCTTCAGTACCATGCCGACACCTGTCAGCGCCATCCAGCCGTATAACCCGCAGGAATGGATTGCTTCTCCGGCGCCGGGATCCGAACGCAACAGCCAGAGGTTTTCCTCTTCGGGAGAATCTACAGGTGAGATGGCCTCGTCTCGTTGtttgtccttgtccttgttagATTCTTCAGACCTGACCTTGGCCGGTCCCTGACTGTACTCTAGGATCATCACTGCCTCCTCCGCCGTACTCTCCGCCCAGGAGCCAGCAGCCGCCCGGACAGGTGTACGAAAACTCGCCTGTTGTTGCAAACACATCGGCACTCCGGTCTGCACCACCACCGCAGAGCCACTTGCGACAGTCTCCAGACCAGCAATATCCGACCAATTCTCAGGCATTCCCACCTCCACCACCCAACGCTGGAAGAGTTGCTTCGAGAGACAGGAGGTTTGGCATCCCATCCCTTCTCCGCCGGGACCGGGATTCACCGGATGCGACAACACCTCCAGATACTTACTCCCCGGGGCATGGAATGTACCCATCGACCTCGCTCAGTGCATCACTATCCACCTCTCGTCCCCAGATCCCAGCCCCATTGTCGCTGCAAATACCGCAAGCACCGGAAGCTGAGCCTGGGCAGGTTCAGCAGCTTCCGCCCTCGGCGAGGAGGACTCAGTCCACGGGCTCCATCGGCACACCAACCTCGGCTAGGTCACGGTCTGCCTCTCAGGTGCGATGGGGTTCGAATATGCCCgtcccaccaccaccacctggaCCACCTCCCCCAGGTGGCCGTTCCCAAAGTTTATGTCGGCCGAGCAACGGCAGTGATCCAATCATGTCACCGCCGACAAGGAGACCTCCTCCCAGTGGAGTGACCGCTCTAGGGCCGGTACCCCCAACCCCTGCAAACTGGCACGAGATGGAAGACAACGATCACAACCGTAGCCACACCCCACCAACGAGACCGCCTTTGATCACTAGTTCAAGCGCGCCAACCTCGAACCCACCGCATCAAGAATCCcaaggctcgtcctcggctCCAGGTTCCGCACAACTCATAAGAACTGGTGCCGTCAGGGGAGAGAAGACGCTGCGTGAGAGGAGGAGTGAGAGCCGAGCTAGGGGCATACACGACTCAATAGATGCGTCCCTGGAGAGTGCAGAAAGCTCTGGAATGAGCGACATAGTCATACCGAATCCCAACCGGCTATCGAGGCGCCTCACGATTACCCGAGGGACTCCTCGCAGCGAAAGGACGACTATAGAGGCGCCGCTTTCCGCCGACGAAAGCACCAACATAACCCCGCGAGCATTGGCCTCTGCTCCCGCCGCACCCAGTCACTATCTCGAAACACCCCCGTTTTCTCCGTGTCCCCAGAAACCATACCAGCTCAACGACAACCACGGTCCGATGGCACCCAAAGCCCTCCCAACGCCTCCGCCGCAGACAAGATCGGCGTCTAGCTCACAGGTGAGGTCTGCTTCCAACTCGCAGACGAGGTTGACGCTAGATACCAGCAAGTCTGGTCAGATGTCACCGCGCCAGGTCACCAAGGAATCGGTGGTGAAGCAGACTCCGGATCAGTTTTGTCGCGGCACCATCGAGCGCTTCAAGGCTTTTGCACACAAGGAGGCTGCTGTTGCAGACGATGCTGAGCGGGTTCGTTTGTTTGCCGAGTTTATCGTCAGCGAGTCCCGCCTGAGACGCGAGAGATATGCCTCGTCCATTGGAGCCATGGGATCTGAGGTCTTGGACTTGACCAGGGATCTGTTCCGGCCCATGTCTACGAGGAGGGCATCAGTAACATCACAAGCCAGCGCGGCTGAGTTTACTCCACAGACCTCGGAGCCCAGCCGGTCGCATCGGGGATCTGTTGGATCCATGCACCGAGAAGAGCCGCAGCTGCAGGTTGACCGTCATGGAAAGTCGAACTGGGCGCCGTCATCGGCGGGCTTGCCGCCGTCCCCTGGGATGCCGGGCCCGTCCAACCAAAACTGGCAACAGTCGTCAACCAACTATATGCCGTCGCTCTCACCCATCCTCAGCATGAGCGTGAGCGATGCGTTGGATGAGCAAGACTCGCGTGGCCGCCCAGCAAGCAGGTGGTGGGAGACCGACTCCAACGGTACACCATCAATGCGGATGGAGCGTAGTAAACGCGAGTCCAAATACATGGGTGTTCCCAAAGAAGGGCGAGAGGCCTTGCAGTGGAGCGATGACCCTGCAAACACGTATGCCGATGCCGCTGGTAAGCGAGAGGCTGATAGTGAATATCCTCCCGAGAAATCAGGGTGGCACGAAGGATCCTCATCGAGTGAAGCAGCTCGGACCCCGCAGCCCAAACCGCGCAACGTGATGGTCTCGTCTTCTTATTCCACGCCCAGCACTCCTGATCCGTCACATCTCGACGTATCCCGACTGGTCACCCTACCTCCACCATACCCACGCCACCACCCCGCCgtcaacaacaaccacccagAGTTGACCGACACCAGGGTCGCTGTGCGTGCGATTTCCGACTTTACCGAGATCGAAACCACAAAGGCCCGGTTCATCACcgaaagcaaaaagaagcgCGAGGAGGCGACAGCCGCGTCCAAGAAACGAATCTCGTCGCTGCGGTCGAACCTGCAGCAGGAGATCGCCTGCGGCAACATGACCtacgccgaggccgccgccatcGAAGACGACTCTGCCGTCGCCGAGCGCGGGGCCGCCAAggacatggaaaaggccgacTTTGAGCGCTTCCAGCAGGTCGTCGTGGCGCCGCTCAACGACCTCCTGACAGGCAGGATCGCCAAGGCCACGGCCCTCTTTGACGAGCTGCGGTCGCAGATCTTCAGCGAGGCCCGCGAGCCCAGCCCCAACAACCCCCAGGAGGAAGGCGACGAGCGGCCCGAGCTCCTGGAGAAGCTGACGCTGCTCAAGTGGATCTTTGAGGCGCGCGAGGTGCTGCACCGCGCCATCTACGACATCCTGACGGACCGCAACGACCGCTACCGCGACGTCGTCCTGACCCCCTACAAGCTCCTGGGCAACGCGGAGAAGCTGGCCTCGGCGAGGGCCTTCTTCGCAGAGGACTCGGCCaagcgcgccgccgccttcgCCACCGAGTCGCTGCAGCGGGCGCGCGAGTTCCGCGACGTGGTCGAGGAGAACGTCTCGCGCGGCGTCGAGGTGCAGCTCTCGGCGTTTTGGGACATTGCGCCGCCGCTCAAGAACCTGCTGGACGGCGTGCCGCTAGACCTGAGGGGCTTCCGGATCCAGGTGCCCGTCAAGGAGGTGCTTGAGAACCCGAGCTACGAGCAGCACCCGCTGCAGCACCTGTTCAGCGTGCTCCTCCACGCCGAGAAGAGCACCTACCAGTTCATCGAGTCGCAGACCAACCTCTTGTGCCTGCTGCACGAGGTCAAGGAGAGCGTCGCCGTCGCGCGCGCCAAGGCCGTCGCGGCGGAGCGGACCGTCGCCGCCCTCTCGCTGTCCGGCGCTGCCGGTGGAGATGGTGCCGCGCCCGACGGGGAGGAGGACCCCAGCGTGCGCGACATGAGGGAGGCAGAGAGCAGGGCGCTGACCGAGGACCTCAAGGAGAAGGTCCGGGTCGTGCAGGACCAGTGGAACAGCGCGCTCGGGGACTGCATCAATGGCGTCAAGGAGCGGGTCGGAGAGTGGCTGCTCGAGACTGGAGGGTGGGATGAGAGCCTCGAGGATGGAGGCGTGGGTAGAGGTTGAGAATATACTGGGTGAAGAGTTTCTGCATGTATTTGCTGCAGAGCATACATGTGGTAATGTTTGAATGATACCCCCGACCAAAATGGcagcattttcttttctccctGTTTTATCCTGCATCGAGCCACATTTCAAATGATTAGAACAAGCAACGATTTGAATGAATATATTGTACATATTTTTTTACATTGTCTGTGTTGCCGTAAAATGTGCGAGTTGCCCTGGATATCAACACACGTAATCAGCACATCCCTGGAGCCTGTATGCCACAAAACCCAAGGTCTCCGTAGTACAACCAGCCCGAAAAAGTGCTGAATCCCCATCGCTGACTACCTTTGGGTATTTTGCCTCCACTGCTTTTGAACAGGTCTGTTTCCTTATCCCACAGCGGGTGCCCCTGCCGGACTTCGATGAGTGAGCTGCCTTTGCTACCGATAAGAGAACGTGCGGTTCTTCTCGCAGATACCCAAAGAAAATCGATTTGAGCAGAGGCATCTCACACACGAGTCCCCAGAGACCTTGACGACAGCGTGTCAACGTCCATCCACCCTCTACACCCCTGAAATTTTCCGAGTCCCTTCCCCTCCCGCACTTTCATTTCTCGCTCCCGTCAAACTCCACCGGCAGGTCCATGCCGACCCTCCTGGCCGTCAGACGCAcgcgctcctcctcgtccatgCCCATGCCCGGGTTGTAGCGCTCCAGCAGGGCCGTGTAGGTGCGCTGGGCGGAAAAGTAGGCGGCGTACTGGCGGGCCTGCTCGATGGCGCGCGGGCTTGGTGGTTCGGCGCCCGGAGATGGCTGCCGGAACTGCGCCCGCAGCGTCCGGTGCAGCGGCGTCGGGTCGCTGGATAGTATGTGCTGGCGGGCGGGCAGGGCGCGGAGGAGGGAGCGGTAGAGTGAGCGGATGGCTGTGGGGTTTGTGGGTTGGATTGTTGTGGAGgccatttttattttctggGGTGTTTTGTATTTGCTGCTCGGGTTTGGTTCTGTACGGCAGGTTGAAGCTTGtatttttttggtgttgGCACGAATTAGAGACGTTGAGATTTAAGTTGGCAGCTCCTGCAAGGCTCTGGATGCAGCTGGACAAGCATGCGACGTTGGCGTGCAGAACAACGCTTATCGGGTTTTATTATGGGGCTAAAATCATAATCGACCAATAGATAGCTCCAACCTTGATCTCATCGCGACGCATTGCAGAAAAATCGCTAGACCCTTTCAAGAAAAATAGGCGGCATGTAAGTGGCGGTTTGAAGATTTGCACCGCTCATAGATCAGAGTCGGCTTTCAGCATctgcagcaaaaaaagatgccTTCAAGACTGCCCGGGCCTGGGCCCAGGCGTGCCGTTTTCATCCTTTCGGCACGGCCAAGAGGCGTCTGCTTTTCCACACAATCCACGACAGCATACCCGGCCTCACGAGAACAGATTATAAACTCAATACAAAAACCACCAGTGCCATCGACGTCCAACCAAAACGTACCAATCACCTACGTCTCGTTCCTCCCGGGCCCCTCCAACATCCCCGACGCGCCGCTGGCCATCCCGTCCAAATGTCTCGCGTCGCAGATCCGCGCCGCCGACAGGATGGTGCTGACGAGCGGCCTGCCAAAGTTCCTCTACTCGGCGCGGCGGTTCCAGGAAATCCCCCGCAACACGCTCGTGCCCGAGATCTGCCTACTCGGCCGCTCCAACGTCGGCAAGTCGACCATGATCAACGGTATCGCCGGCATGCACCCGAGCAAGACGGGCAACGTGGACAAGACCCTGGCCAAGAAGGGCTCCGGCGACTGGGGCATCGCGGGCCTGGCCGTCACGAGCCGCAAGGCCGGCTGCACGCAGACCCTCAATTGCTACGGCTTCGGGCCGGCTCCATCGATCCAGGTGCGAGGGTGTGAACTGCTACAGCCGCAGGAGACGGAGGGTGCCGAGGCGGCTAGGGGGGCCGTCGGGGGCAGGTCGAGGAGCGAGGTCCGCGAGGACGCCAAAGAGAGGGCCAAGAATCGCGAGAGGCACAACCATTCGCTGTACATCATGGACATGCCCGGTTACGGACACAACTCGCGCGATGAGTGGGGCAACGAGATCGTCAAGTACATTCAGAAGCGGAAGATGCTCAAGGGAGCGGTGCTGCTGATCGACGCGGCGGCGGGCTTCAAGGAAGGGGACCGCGTCACGCTGCAGCTTTTGCGCGATGCACAAGTCAGGACACTCGTCGTCCTGACAAAGGCCAACAAGGCGGCGCTGGCCTTTGACCCGGCGGGGCTAACCAACAACGCCCTTGGAAACGATCACCCAATCGTCAAGGCCTGCGCCCAGGTCTGGGAGGAGCTGAGGAGGACGGAACGGGAGGTCCCCCAGGAAAAGTGGACCGAGGGCAACGGCTGGGAGAGGAACATCTTCGTCACGGCCGCGCACAGCAGCCAAGAGGGGCGCACCAAGGACGCTGCCTCGTTCGGCCTGTCGGGTGTCAGGCTTGCCCTCTGTGACATGGCTGGTCTAATCCCCGATGTACAGTCAAAGCCGAACGATGCGTCCACGGTAGTGCCCAGCAAGACAAAGCCCACGTCTCCTTCAAAGATCGTCTCGTTCAACGACATCATGTGGGCTCCGACGACGCTGCCGCCATCTGGCCAGGCCCTGGACCAGCCGCCTCCAAATCCTGAGCCGACCATTGATCCGTTCGAAGCTGCATTTGGTGCAATCCCCGACGCGGACACCGGAAAGGGCAGGaataagaagaagaagccaaTTGCGCACGCTGCCAGCCCGAAGGGCTCATTTGATGCATTCAGCTGGGCCGATGAGCAGCGTGCTCCCAAGAAAAGTTGGTCAAGCCAGACGACACCCTCAAGACCGGGCAAGTCAACATCAATAAAGAGAAGAACCTCTCTAGGCGTGACTCCATTAGACTCGCTTGATGTGGCCTTCCTCGGTAGCGCGGCGACTTCCAAGGTTAAGCCAAAGAAGGAGCGTCAATCTAGGCCTACATTTTGAGCGCTGAGGGACAAAGCCGTTTCTTTGCACAATCATGCTGTATAACTTTGTAACACTCATTGTATCATATACCCAACTGCACATAGACTAGTTTCTAGAGATTTCTTTGGTATAATATTATGGGCCAGGATGAACGGAATGGCGATATGGCTTGCTTGCAGCTCAAGGCCGGAATGACCCTGGACAAATGAATGTGACGTCTAAGCCCAGCCTAAATTGTACCTGAACGCCGACGGATACCTCGATCTTGTTTGCTATTCAACAACTTCTAATCTCACCAATGGTTCAGGTTTCCGAGCACCGGAGACCATTATCCAAATACAAAACAAGAAGCTCAGTCTCTAACGCGCCTCCTCCCCCGCCTCGGTCCTGGGTCCTCAGCGTGGGGTATTTCCATGTAACTGTCGTTGCTAGTCTTTGTGGGTGAGAATATGTCGGCGAGGTTGTCCCAGAACCCGAGGTCGTAGAGGTTCTCGACGTTCTTGAGCTTCCACACGCGCTCCCACTCGCCGTCGCCCTCTAGCCCCCCGCCCTGTACCGGTGGAGGCTGGCCGTCGTTTGTGCGGATGACTATTTGCTCTGCCTCGACTGGCCACGAGGTGTAGGCCGGCTCGAAGCGCAGATCCTTTAGGCGTCCCGGGGCGATGCGGCGCTTGAAGGCGATGCCGTCGGCCATGTCCTCGCCCAGGTCGGACCACTTGAGCGACTCGTTGGTGGTGACGCCGCCCCAGACGTTCCACATGTTGTAGCCAAACAGGCCCCAGACCAAGGGGCTGCAGAGGATGGCCAGCAGGCCTACGGCGCCGAGCTGGACCTGGTCCGCGATGCCCCAGCTCCACAGGACAAAGTAGCTGTTCAGGTCCATGCCGTCACCAAAGTTGCCTCGCCACCAGAGGACCTCGAACCCGGGGGCGCGGCGACGGATGCTGCGCACGATGAGGGACATACATAGCACGCCGCCGTAGAGGCAGAGGAAGGCGGTGCTgaggagcagcaggaggAACCAGTGGGCGTTGCCGGCGCCGACGCAGCTGTTGATGAAGATGCAGTGGTGGTCCATGCGACCGATGCAGTGCTTGCAGATGCTGCAGTGCTTGCTCCGTGGGGGCTTGAGCAAGCCGCAGGTCCGACACGAGGAGCCCGGGTGGAAGATGGTAAAGTCGTAAGGGTAGGCGGCCATGTGCGCGCGGTGATTGTCACCGGTGATGTAACCAGGGTCTGTGTAAGCCGCCTTGTAGAGGGTGTAGTAAGGAAGAAAGACGCTGGTGGCGAGGATTATTTGCTGCATCGTCGTGAGTTGCGACCAGGCCTTTGGCAGGGCTGCCGACTCTGAAATGGCCAAAATCAGGAAGAAGAATATCTTGATATGAAAGGTCAGCCAGCCAACTTCGTATACGATGAGATCGCATGCACGTGATGATATCTGCATGACCAGCGTTGCCCCTTAACAGGAAGAAGTGACCTGGTGATAGTGGCTACGCACCATTACAGTCGGGTGTCTATCGTTCATCATGAACCTCCCGAACCTCATGAGCGAGGAACCAAATTTGCCGGATGTGAGCTTCTGGTCAAGCGCCAGCACTCCCCTCGGGATGTAAACCCATAATAGTCGATGTAACCAAGATACAGGTGTATGCCTACGGTTGCATTGTTAGTTGATGTTTATTTATGCTGGGCATATGCATGCGGCCTTGTGTGCTTCTAGCAAAAGGGGGACGCAGAATAAAACTCACCTAAACATCGGTAATCTTCCAAAGAAGGCCACAAATGTCATGAACGAAATGCCGAGAACAACGGCAGCAATTTTCGCGATGGTACCCATGGTGAAAAATGTACGACTGACGATGCATCATCCAACACAGGGCCTCATTGagtaacaaaacaaaaaagattgCAACAGAAtgcgacaaaacaaaaatacgcGTTGAGACGTGGTCAACTTGTGTCGGAACTTTTTTGTCTGTCGTAAACCGCGCCCGGTCTTGTGTTACGGAAGCTGATTTGTCGGGGCGGCCTGACGCTGCCGAGGCGCCGGCGGAAACACAAGCTCAACGAGGACCCCGCGATTGAATAAACAAACGCAGATCGGGGTATCTAATGTAGACAGGCAGAAAAGGAAGCGCAAGCAAACAGGATTCCGACCAGAGACCGGCCAGAAAAGCTTCGTACTAATCCCAACCCGTCTGTGTGTTTGTTTTGAATGCTAGAATCCTCACGACCCGACCGGTCACCCTTTGACGGGCAAAACGAATCCTCAGACCAGGGGGCTGTGCTGACGACAGCCTGAGCTAACGtggcttggcttggcttATTTCCGCGACCCGACCAGAGCCCTGGGATCTGGAGACGTCAAAGAAGGGTCCCCAGAGAATTTTGATGACTAAGCCGATCACGAAAACTCCAGGAAAGCGTGACTGCGTGCTTTTGGTGGGCAGTCCACATCACGCGTCCACTCTGAGCATCGCGACATTTAATCAACTGGCAACATCAAAATCGCCCAAAGGGAAATTGCCAAACAAGTATTGACTGTTCAGGGTGCTGCCCCGCTCCACGAAATGCTATCGTCTCTCACATGGATACTTTAATAAACCGGCCCTTTGACTCAGTGTCTGCTGCGTAACATCTGTGCTCGTCGCTCCAGTTCTAGGCTATACTCGATCGTTGTGGCGTTCACAGTCGATTCACCCACTGGTCGCTCACCGTTGGGCTAAATTATTTGACTTGGCTCATCCAAACTGTTGCAGCACACACCTTAAGGAAACCCACCTCAACcagcttttgtttttcttgctaTGAGGAACTCCAATTTCAACTTCACTTAAACCCCCGGCGCTATGCCTGCTCCAATTGTGTACGATGGAGTCAGCGGAGGGGGCAACCGTGATGACTTGCTCTTCAGCGGCATCAAGTTCTGGCTCGCTCTTCGTGTGCCTAGCAGGCTCAAATTCAAGGAGAAAATCCAGGTCAGTTAATCGCAAAGTGAAAACATCATCAGCCCCACTGTAATCTAGTCACTAATAATAATGTGCATTAGAGTAATGGCGGCGAGGTTGTCCCCATGGAGCGGCAGGCagacattttgattgctgATGACGCTGCCCCCAAAAAGGCACCTTCGAACTGGGACTCGTATTCATGGAAGTTCATTGATGCCGCTATTGAGAAAGGGGAGCTTCCCGACAAGGCAGACTATCTGATTCCCAGACCAACATCGGCTGCCACTGCCACACGAGCATCCATACCCGCAAACGGTAGCTCCAAGGGAACACGGACGCCATTCACCGCCGAGGATGACCGGATCCTCACGGAATGCGCGAGGAGACAGTTGTGTGCTCCCCAAGGCCCCGGTATGAAGGGATCCCTGAAGGGGATTACGTTTTGGGCAGACTTTGCCGCAAAAGTGTGTCTTTTCTTCACTCTGATGACTTTTGAAGGGTGAATTTTCAACTGACATTTCTAACTGCAGAACCCTAGACATACTGCGCAATCGTGGAGGGATAGATGGCTCAAGAAACTTGCCCATTTGCCAGGCAATGATGAACCACTGGATGCCGAGCCAGAGGAGACTACCGCACATGCTAGCAGGGAACAAACTGCCTGCGCACTCACTGAGTCAAGCCCACGCTCAAAGAGTCCTCGGCCCAAATCAAATCCTCAAGTACCACTCGCAAAGGCTCGTACGGCCAAAGAAGGCGGCCGACAGAGATTTACTCCAGCCGAAGACGAGGCTCTCATTGAGGCTGTTGATGAGGCACGGAGACTAGGTGAGAACATTGGTGGCAAACTGTTTTATGAGGAATTTGCAAAAGCGGTATGTTGGTCCCTCGGCATTGTCCAATATGGTTTGATATCTGACATTCCTTGACCGCTCAGAATCCCACGCACACTGCTGAGTCCTGGAGGAGCCGCTACCATCGAACGCTTGCACCAAGGCTTTTCCCGGACGGATTGCCTGCTTCAGATGATCAGCCAGAGGAAACTCGACGCGTAGTCACAAATACAAGCTATAAAACTAAACACGATCGCCGTGACCAACCGGACAACTCTCGCGGCCAAGCCTCACAGGCCAATGATGGGGATCCCACCAAAAATGCGGATGATATTGAAGATCCCCCAACTCCCGAAGC
Proteins encoded in this region:
- a CDS encoding palmitoyltransferase SWF1, translated to MGTIAKIAAVVLGISFMTFVAFFGRLPMFRHTPVSWLHRLLWVYIPRGVLALDQKLTSGKFGSSLMRFGRFMMNDRHPTVMIFFFLILAISESAALPKAWSQLTTMQQIILATSVFLPYYTLYKAAYTDPGYITGDNHRAHMAAYPYDFTIFHPGSSCRTCGLLKPPRSKHCSICKHCIGRMDHHCIFINSCVGAGNAHWFLLLLLSTAFLCLYGGVLCMSLIVRSIRRRAPGFEVLWWRGNFGDGMDLNSYFVLWSWGIADQVQLGAVGLLAILCSPLVWGLFGYNMWNVWGGVTTNESLKWSDLGEDMADGIAFKRRIAPGRLKDLRFEPAYTSWPVEAEQIVIRTNDGQPPPVQGGGLEGDGEWERVWKLKNVENLYDLGFWDNLADIFSPTKTSNDSYMEIPHAEDPGPRRGRRRVRD